In Streptomyces violaceusniger Tu 4113, one DNA window encodes the following:
- a CDS encoding NACHT domain-containing protein, which produces MDPAAIHTLVQELFVAEGPVDRPVRIASLVAFQGDRRTLTERDLPRIASALVNAEQQQGQGQQHPAPEQAQTPAQARPELTDALARTLHALGTVDLDDLRAVRLGPEAFARHLAIAAPDADEGLDADDARTHASLREAVCAHILRFLVRRSPFVTAAEDAAFEERYARDIVAAHDHLTIYGIDLAHSPDSWPLDAAYLSLETEADGGGPSAPAEQALAGRERVLLWGVAGSGKTTLVQRLAVSVARGDLPTPLAGLRGRVPFVLPVRRFRRDGFPEPDGFLSAVRHPHTAAQPPGWAERVLSHGRGLLLVDGVDEAPEDERERLREALRELPARYPGNVWLVTSRPSAVRENWLASELASERFTELKLSPLSREGVTAFIRRWHAAARQDITDRADLDRLSGDEETLLDAVRITRDLGRLATNPLMCGLLCALHRDRRGYLPRGRKALYDAALSMLLERRDRERAMLPPEGIDLPQEPKIQLLQKLAHWMLVNGRSEMDRATAVETLGRHLPAIPHAARQGGPEEIYRHLLNRTGLLREPTPGSVDFVHRTFQDYLSARAVVERHDFDFLIDHAHLDDWEEVIRMSVALARPDECGYLLEGLLAARKDARPVHARHRKLLAAACLEHATELDPEVRSRVHRYTRDLVRPTSLEAARALGWIGPIVLEMLPDPSGVSDEEAHRLAVTATSIADDRAIDYLVRLRDRGSWAVRAQLAGAWRRYDTDRYAEEIIGHLDERELDFPVSDLEELRALRRLGGRPCVQIAGALAPDQLAEGLVAERLTELWLAYDLGADLDLSWLAAFPRLHTLRLSHRNTGVTGVPEGVQVIVAGA; this is translated from the coding sequence CACTGGTCCAGGAACTCTTCGTCGCCGAGGGGCCGGTGGACCGGCCCGTGCGCATCGCCTCCCTGGTCGCCTTCCAGGGCGACCGCCGCACGCTCACCGAACGCGACCTGCCCCGGATCGCCTCCGCACTCGTCAACGCGGAACAACAACAGGGACAGGGTCAGCAACACCCCGCGCCCGAGCAAGCGCAAACGCCAGCGCAAGCGCGCCCCGAACTCACCGACGCCCTCGCCCGCACCCTCCACGCCCTCGGCACCGTCGACCTGGACGACCTGCGGGCCGTCCGCCTCGGCCCCGAAGCCTTCGCCCGCCACCTCGCCATCGCCGCCCCCGACGCCGACGAAGGGCTGGACGCGGACGACGCCCGGACGCACGCCTCGCTGCGGGAGGCCGTCTGCGCGCACATCCTGCGCTTCCTCGTCCGGCGCTCCCCCTTCGTCACGGCCGCCGAGGACGCCGCGTTCGAGGAGCGCTACGCCCGGGACATCGTGGCCGCCCACGACCATCTGACGATCTACGGCATCGATCTGGCCCACTCCCCCGACAGTTGGCCGCTGGACGCCGCCTATCTCAGCCTGGAGACCGAGGCCGACGGCGGAGGCCCGAGCGCCCCCGCCGAACAGGCCCTCGCCGGACGCGAACGGGTGCTGCTGTGGGGCGTGGCGGGGTCGGGCAAGACCACGCTGGTGCAGCGGCTCGCGGTGTCCGTGGCGCGCGGTGATCTCCCGACCCCGCTGGCGGGGCTGCGCGGGCGGGTCCCCTTCGTGCTCCCCGTGCGCCGGTTCCGCCGCGACGGCTTCCCGGAGCCGGACGGCTTCCTGTCCGCCGTCCGCCATCCGCACACCGCCGCCCAGCCGCCGGGGTGGGCCGAGCGGGTGCTGTCCCACGGGCGCGGGCTGCTGCTCGTGGACGGGGTGGACGAGGCCCCGGAGGACGAGCGTGAGCGGCTCCGCGAAGCACTGCGCGAGCTTCCGGCGCGCTATCCGGGAAATGTCTGGCTGGTCACCTCGCGCCCCTCGGCCGTACGGGAGAACTGGCTGGCCTCGGAGCTGGCCTCGGAGCGCTTCACCGAGCTGAAACTCTCCCCGCTCAGCCGCGAGGGGGTCACCGCGTTCATCCGGCGCTGGCATGCGGCCGCCCGCCAGGACATCACCGACCGTGCCGATCTGGACCGGCTGAGTGGTGACGAGGAAACGCTGCTGGACGCCGTAAGGATTACCCGGGACCTCGGCCGGCTGGCCACCAATCCACTGATGTGCGGTCTGCTGTGCGCGCTGCACCGGGACCGCCGCGGCTATCTGCCGCGCGGCCGGAAAGCCCTCTATGACGCGGCACTTTCCATGCTGCTGGAACGGCGCGACCGCGAGCGCGCCATGCTGCCGCCGGAGGGAATCGACCTCCCCCAGGAACCGAAGATCCAGCTTCTGCAGAAGCTGGCGCACTGGATGCTCGTCAACGGCCGGTCCGAAATGGACCGGGCCACCGCCGTCGAGACGCTCGGCCGGCACCTCCCGGCCATTCCGCACGCGGCGCGGCAGGGCGGGCCGGAGGAGATCTACCGACATCTGCTCAACCGGACCGGTCTATTGCGCGAGCCCACACCCGGTTCGGTCGATTTCGTGCACCGAACGTTCCAGGACTATCTCAGCGCGAGAGCGGTCGTCGAACGGCACGATTTTGACTTCCTGATCGACCACGCACACCTGGACGACTGGGAAGAAGTGATCAGAATGTCGGTCGCTCTCGCCCGCCCCGATGAATGCGGCTACCTCCTGGAGGGGCTGCTGGCGGCCCGTAAAGACGCCCGGCCGGTCCATGCCCGCCATCGCAAACTCCTGGCGGCCGCATGTCTGGAACACGCGACGGAGCTGGACCCCGAGGTGCGTTCCCGGGTGCATCGCTATACCCGCGATCTGGTACGCCCGACCTCGCTGGAAGCGGCCCGCGCGCTGGGCTGGATCGGGCCTATCGTGCTGGAAATGCTGCCCGATCCCAGCGGCGTATCCGATGAGGAAGCCCACCGGCTGGCCGTCACCGCCACCTCGATAGCCGACGACCGCGCCATCGACTATCTGGTCCGGCTGCGGGACCGCGGCTCCTGGGCGGTACGGGCGCAGCTCGCGGGCGCGTGGCGGCGATATGACACCGATCGTTACGCCGAGGAAATCATCGGCCATCTCGATGAGCGGGAACTCGACTTTCCGGTGTCGGACCTGGAGGAACTGCGGGCCCTGCGCCGGCTCGGCGGCCGCCCCTGCGTCCAGATAGCCGGTGCGCTCGCCCCGGACCAGTTGGCCGAGGGCCTGGTGGCGGAGCGGCTGACCGAGCTGTGGCTCGCCTACGACCTGGGCGCGGACCTGGACCTGAGCTGGCTGGCCGCCTTCCCCCGGCTGCACACCCTGCGGCTGAGCCACCGCAACACGGGGGTGACGGGGGTCCCGGAAGGCGTCCAGGTGATCGTGGCGGGCGCGTAA
- a CDS encoding ATP-dependent Clp protease ATP-binding subunit produces MFERFTDRARRVVVLAQEEARMLNHNYIGTEHILLGLIHEGEGVAAKALESLGISLEAVRQQVEEIIGQGQQAPSGHIPFTPRAKKVLELSLREALQLGHNYIGTEHILLGLIREGEGVAAQVLVKLGADLNRVRQQVIQLLSGYQGKEAATAGGPAEGTPSTSLVLDQFGRNLTQAARESKLDPVIGREKEIERVMQVLSRRTKNNPVLIGEPGVGKTAVVEGLAQAIVKGEVPETLKDKHLYTLDLGALVAGSRYRGDFEERLKKVLKEIRTRGDIILFIDELHTLVGAGAAEGAIDAASILKPMLARGELQTIGATTLDEYRKYLEKDAALERRFQPIQVAEPSLPHTIEILKGLRDRYEAHHRVSITDSALVAAATLADRYISDRFLPDKAIDLIDEAGSRMRIRRMTAPPDLREFDEKIADVRREKESAIDSQDFEMAAGLRDKEKQLLAAKAKREKEWKAGDMDVVAEVDEELIAEVLATATGIPVFKLTEEESSRLLRMEDELHKRVIGQKDAIKALSQAIRRTRAGLKDPKRPGGSFIFAGPSGVGKTELSKTLAEFLFGDEDAMISLDMSEFSEKHTVSRLFGSPPGYVGYEEGGQLTEKVRRKPFSVVLFDEVEKAHPDIFNSLLQILEDGRLTDSQGRVVDFKNTVIIMTTNLGTRDISKGFNLGFAAQGDVKTGYERMKNKVNEELKQHFRPEFLNRVDDTVVFHQLTEEDIIQIVDLMTTKVDERLKDRDMGIELSGEAKKLLAKRGYDPVLGARPLRRTIQREIEDVLSEKILFGELRSGHIVVVDTEGEGEEKKFTFRGEEKSALPDTPPIESAAGGAGPNLSKEA; encoded by the coding sequence ATGTTCGAGAGGTTCACCGACCGCGCGCGGCGGGTTGTCGTCCTGGCTCAGGAAGAAGCCCGGATGCTCAACCACAACTACATCGGCACCGAACACATCCTCCTGGGCCTGATCCACGAGGGTGAGGGTGTCGCCGCTAAGGCCCTGGAGAGCCTCGGGATTTCGCTCGAGGCGGTCCGCCAGCAGGTGGAGGAGATCATCGGGCAGGGCCAGCAGGCCCCGTCCGGGCACATCCCCTTCACCCCCCGTGCCAAGAAGGTCCTGGAGCTGTCGCTCCGCGAGGCCCTTCAGCTCGGCCACAACTACATCGGTACGGAGCACATCCTGCTCGGCCTGATCCGCGAGGGCGAGGGCGTCGCCGCCCAGGTCCTCGTGAAGCTGGGTGCCGATCTGAACCGGGTGCGGCAGCAGGTCATCCAGCTGCTCTCCGGCTACCAGGGCAAGGAGGCCGCCACCGCCGGCGGCCCGGCGGAGGGCACTCCCTCCACCTCGCTCGTCCTGGACCAGTTCGGCCGCAATCTCACGCAGGCCGCCCGCGAATCCAAGCTCGACCCGGTCATCGGGCGCGAGAAGGAGATCGAGCGGGTCATGCAGGTGCTTTCGCGCCGCACCAAGAACAACCCGGTCCTCATCGGCGAGCCCGGCGTCGGCAAGACGGCGGTCGTCGAGGGACTGGCCCAGGCGATCGTCAAGGGCGAGGTGCCCGAGACCCTCAAGGACAAGCACCTCTACACCCTGGACCTGGGCGCCCTGGTCGCCGGCTCCCGCTACCGCGGTGATTTCGAGGAGCGCCTGAAGAAGGTGCTCAAGGAGATCCGCACCCGCGGCGACATCATCCTGTTCATCGACGAGCTCCACACCCTGGTGGGTGCGGGCGCCGCCGAGGGCGCGATCGATGCCGCCAGCATCCTCAAGCCGATGCTGGCGCGGGGCGAGCTGCAGACCATCGGCGCGACCACGCTCGACGAGTACCGCAAGTACCTGGAGAAGGACGCGGCCCTGGAGCGCCGCTTCCAGCCCATCCAGGTCGCCGAGCCGTCGCTGCCCCACACCATCGAGATCCTCAAGGGCCTGCGGGACCGCTACGAGGCGCACCACCGCGTCTCGATCACGGACTCGGCCCTGGTCGCGGCCGCCACCCTGGCCGACCGCTACATCTCGGACCGCTTCCTGCCGGACAAGGCGATCGACCTGATCGACGAGGCCGGTTCCCGGATGCGGATCCGCCGGATGACCGCACCGCCGGACCTGCGCGAATTCGACGAGAAGATCGCCGATGTGCGCCGGGAGAAGGAGTCCGCGATCGATTCGCAGGACTTCGAGATGGCCGCGGGCCTGCGCGACAAGGAGAAGCAGCTCCTGGCCGCCAAGGCGAAGCGGGAGAAGGAGTGGAAGGCCGGCGACATGGACGTCGTCGCCGAGGTCGACGAGGAGCTGATCGCCGAGGTCCTGGCCACGGCCACCGGCATCCCGGTCTTCAAGCTGACCGAGGAGGAGTCCTCCCGGCTGCTGCGCATGGAGGACGAGCTGCACAAGCGCGTCATCGGCCAGAAGGACGCCATCAAGGCGCTCTCCCAGGCCATCCGGCGCACGCGTGCGGGCCTCAAGGACCCCAAGCGCCCCGGTGGCTCGTTCATCTTCGCGGGCCCGTCCGGTGTCGGTAAGACCGAGCTCAGCAAGACTCTCGCCGAATTCCTCTTCGGCGACGAGGACGCGATGATCTCGCTCGACATGTCGGAGTTCAGCGAGAAGCACACCGTCTCGCGGCTCTTCGGCTCCCCGCCCGGATACGTGGGCTATGAGGAGGGCGGCCAGCTCACCGAGAAGGTGCGCCGCAAGCCGTTCTCCGTGGTCCTCTTCGACGAGGTCGAGAAGGCCCACCCGGACATCTTCAACTCGCTGCTGCAGATCCTGGAGGACGGTCGGCTGACCGACTCCCAGGGCCGGGTCGTGGACTTCAAGAACACGGTGATCATCATGACCACCAACCTCGGCACCCGGGACATCTCCAAGGGCTTCAACCTGGGCTTCGCGGCCCAGGGCGATGTGAAGACCGGCTACGAGCGGATGAAGAACAAGGTCAACGAGGAGCTCAAGCAGCACTTCCGGCCCGAGTTCCTCAACCGTGTCGACGACACGGTCGTCTTCCACCAGCTCACCGAGGAAGACATCATCCAGATCGTCGACCTCATGACCACCAAGGTGGACGAGCGGCTCAAGGACCGCGACATGGGCATCGAGCTCAGTGGCGAGGCCAAGAAGCTGCTCGCCAAGCGGGGCTACGACCCCGTGCTGGGCGCCCGGCCGCTGCGCCGGACGATCCAGCGCGAGATCGAGGACGTGCTCTCGGAGAAGATCCTCTTCGGCGAGCTGCGTTCGGGCCACATCGTGGTCGTGGACACCGAGGGCGAGGGTGAGGAGAAGAAGTTCACCTTCCGCGGCGAGGAGAAGTCGGCGCTGCCGGACACCCCGCCGATCGAGTCCGCCGCCGGTGGCGCGGGCCCGAACCTCAGCAAGGAGGCGTGA
- a CDS encoding SCO3374 family protein, producing MIHRAHGARPAAPTPAPSSRWYERELGWPTAGSDPVELLTGVAFDVIELPAVAGWAMLRRVPRTGPVAVEGAWMRLLVAPGSADELPGLLDWLEWGGVALDLGAIGAGGRITAPCPSRSWPPPLAAGASGAGASGAGASGERCPQEAAVWLRPPDPRGEVEPTLPRTGFGGDGGAPDLVRLVSAAATECLRTRLVRARPLPRQRRAGKG from the coding sequence ATGATCCACAGGGCCCACGGCGCGAGGCCGGCCGCACCGACGCCGGCCCCCTCTTCACGCTGGTACGAGCGGGAGCTGGGCTGGCCGACGGCCGGCAGCGATCCCGTCGAATTGCTCACGGGGGTGGCCTTCGACGTCATCGAACTGCCGGCCGTGGCCGGATGGGCGATGCTGCGGCGCGTACCGCGGACCGGTCCGGTCGCGGTGGAGGGCGCCTGGATGCGACTCCTGGTGGCCCCTGGCAGCGCCGACGAGCTTCCGGGGCTGCTCGACTGGCTGGAGTGGGGCGGTGTGGCCCTGGACCTGGGCGCGATCGGCGCCGGAGGCCGGATCACCGCGCCATGCCCCTCCCGCTCCTGGCCGCCGCCCCTGGCCGCCGGGGCGTCCGGAGCCGGGGCGTCCGGAGCCGGGGCGTCCGGAGAGCGATGCCCGCAGGAGGCCGCCGTATGGCTGCGACCTCCCGACCCGAGGGGCGAGGTGGAGCCAACGCTGCCGAGGACAGGCTTCGGGGGCGATGGGGGCGCCCCCGATCTCGTACGGCTCGTGAGCGCGGCGGCTACCGAATGCCTCCGCACCCGATTGGTGCGCGCCCGGCCGCTGCCGAGGCAGCGGCGAGCCGGGAAAGGCTGA
- a CDS encoding histone-like nucleoid-structuring protein Lsr2, with product MAQKVQVLLVDDLDGGEADETVTFSLDGKSYEIDLTTNNADKLRDALEPYTKGGRRTGGRAAGGRGKARAASAGGQDTAKIRAWAKENGYEVNDRGRVPATVREAYEKANG from the coding sequence ATGGCACAGAAGGTTCAGGTCCTTCTTGTCGACGACCTCGACGGCGGCGAGGCGGACGAGACCGTGACGTTCTCCCTTGACGGCAAGAGCTACGAGATCGACCTCACCACCAACAACGCGGACAAGCTCCGTGACGCCCTGGAGCCCTACACCAAGGGCGGCCGGCGCACCGGTGGCCGGGCCGCCGGCGGCCGGGGCAAGGCGCGCGCGGCGTCGGCCGGCGGCCAGGACACCGCGAAGATCCGCGCCTGGGCGAAGGAGAACGGCTACGAGGTCAACGACCGCGGCCGTGTTCCGGCGACCGTTCGTGAGGCGTACGAGAAGGCCAACGGCTGA
- a CDS encoding amino-acid N-acetyltransferase: MSSPLSKVVTVRRARTGDVRAVRRLIDSYVDDRILLDKATVTLYEDIQEFWVAERDEDAEVIGCGALHVMWEDLAEVRTLAVDRTLKGTGVGHLVLDKLLQTARWLGVRRIFCLTFEVDFFTRHGFVEIGETPVDGDVYSELLRSYDEGVAEFLGLERVKPNTLGNSRMLLQL, translated from the coding sequence ATGTCCTCCCCACTATCAAAAGTAGTCACCGTCCGCCGTGCCCGGACCGGCGATGTACGGGCGGTGCGCCGCCTCATCGACTCGTACGTGGACGATCGCATCCTGCTCGACAAAGCCACCGTGACGCTTTACGAGGACATCCAGGAGTTCTGGGTCGCCGAGCGCGACGAGGACGCTGAGGTCATTGGCTGTGGAGCGCTGCACGTCATGTGGGAAGACCTCGCGGAGGTCCGCACTCTCGCCGTCGATCGGACTCTCAAGGGCACCGGCGTAGGCCACCTGGTGCTCGACAAGCTGTTGCAGACGGCGCGCTGGCTGGGGGTGCGGCGCATTTTCTGCCTCACCTTCGAAGTCGACTTCTTCACCAGGCACGGCTTCGTGGAGATCGGCGAGACGCCGGTCGACGGCGATGTGTACAGCGAGCTGCTGCGTTCCTATGACGAGGGCGTCGCCGAGTTCCTTGGTCTCGAACGGGTGAAGCCGAACACCCTTGGCAACAGCCGGATGCTTCTGCAACTGTGA
- a CDS encoding BlaI/MecI/CopY family transcriptional regulator: MPRPLGDLEDAVMTRVWKWNRPVTVREVLEDLQRERSIAYTTVMTVMDNLHHKGWLRREVEGRAYRYAAVSTRAAYSAALMNEAWSTSDNPAAALVAFFGMMSEEQRDQLRDAMRVAQLGETGESPGESGR; encoded by the coding sequence GTGCCTAGGCCATTGGGAGATCTCGAAGACGCGGTCATGACGCGGGTGTGGAAGTGGAACCGCCCGGTCACGGTCCGCGAAGTGCTGGAAGACCTTCAGCGGGAACGCTCGATCGCCTACACCACCGTCATGACCGTAATGGACAACCTCCATCACAAGGGCTGGCTGCGCCGGGAGGTCGAAGGCCGCGCCTATCGATATGCCGCGGTCTCTACGCGCGCCGCCTACTCGGCCGCACTGATGAACGAAGCGTGGTCGACCAGTGACAACCCCGCGGCCGCTCTCGTCGCGTTCTTCGGGATGATGTCCGAAGAGCAGCGTGACCAACTACGGGATGCCATGCGCGTCGCACAACTGGGGGAGACCGGGGAGAGCCCCGGTGAGTCGGGGCGATGA
- a CDS encoding type III pantothenate kinase — protein MLLTIDVGNTHTVLGLFDGEEIVEHWRISTDARRTADELAVLLQGLMGMHPLLGEELGDGIAGISICSTVPSVLHELREVTRRYYGDVPSVLVEPGVKTGVPILMDNPKEVGADRIINALAAVELYEGPCVVVDFGTATTFDAVSARGEYVGGVIAPGIEISVEALGVRGAQLRKIELARPRSVIGKNTVEAMQSGILYGFAGQVDGIVRRMARELTQDPEDVTVIATGGLAPMVLGESSVIDEHEPWLTLIGLRLVYERNVSRG, from the coding sequence ATGCTGCTGACCATCGACGTCGGAAACACCCACACCGTGCTGGGGCTGTTCGACGGCGAGGAGATCGTCGAGCACTGGCGGATCTCCACCGACGCCCGCCGCACCGCCGATGAACTCGCCGTCCTGCTGCAGGGCCTGATGGGCATGCATCCGCTGCTCGGCGAGGAGCTGGGCGACGGCATCGCGGGCATCTCCATCTGCTCCACCGTCCCCTCGGTGCTCCACGAGCTGCGCGAGGTGACCCGCCGCTACTACGGCGATGTGCCGTCCGTCCTGGTCGAGCCGGGCGTGAAGACCGGTGTGCCGATCCTGATGGACAACCCCAAGGAGGTCGGCGCCGACCGGATCATCAACGCGCTGGCCGCCGTCGAGCTGTACGAGGGTCCGTGCGTGGTCGTCGACTTCGGCACCGCGACGACCTTCGACGCGGTCAGCGCGCGCGGAGAGTACGTGGGCGGGGTGATCGCGCCGGGCATCGAGATCTCGGTCGAGGCGCTGGGCGTACGCGGGGCGCAATTGCGCAAGATCGAGCTGGCCCGCCCGCGCAGCGTGATCGGGAAGAACACGGTGGAGGCCATGCAGTCCGGCATCCTCTACGGCTTCGCGGGCCAGGTGGACGGGATCGTCCGGCGAATGGCGCGGGAGCTGACCCAGGACCCGGAGGACGTCACCGTGATCGCCACCGGCGGGCTGGCGCCCATGGTGCTAGGAGAATCCTCAGTGATCGATGAGCATGAACCCTGGTTGACCCTGATCGGCCTCAGACTGGTCTACGAGCGGAACGTCTCGCGCGGCTGA
- the nadC gene encoding carboxylating nicotinate-nucleotide diphosphorylase, with amino-acid sequence MSSTSEDRQPSVSLPLLQIGRPGEAAGCGDACGCGDDADGSGLDPMECGLDPDLAELLISAGLDPIQVEDVAHMAIEEDLDQGVDVTTVATVPEDAFATGDFTAREAGTVAGLRIAEAILSVVCTDEFEVERHAEDGDRVAAGQKLLSVRTRTRDLLTGERSALNLLCRLSGIATATRAWADALDGTKTKVRDTRKTTPGLRALEKYAVRCGGGVNHRMSLSDAALVKDNHVIAAGGVAEAFGAVRAEFPDVPIEVEVDTLDQIPPVLEAGADLILLDNFTPERTREAVELVAGRAALESSGRLTLAGARTYAETGVDYLAVGALTHSSPILDIGLDLRESEGK; translated from the coding sequence GTGAGCAGCACCTCCGAAGACCGCCAGCCATCCGTGTCCCTGCCGCTGCTGCAGATCGGCCGCCCCGGCGAGGCGGCGGGCTGCGGCGACGCCTGCGGCTGCGGCGACGACGCCGACGGCTCCGGGCTCGACCCGATGGAGTGCGGTCTGGACCCCGACCTGGCCGAGCTGCTGATCAGTGCCGGACTCGACCCCATCCAGGTCGAGGACGTCGCGCACATGGCCATCGAGGAGGACCTCGACCAGGGCGTGGACGTCACCACCGTGGCCACCGTCCCCGAGGACGCCTTCGCCACCGGTGACTTCACGGCCCGTGAGGCGGGCACCGTCGCGGGGCTGCGGATCGCCGAGGCGATCCTGTCCGTCGTCTGTACGGACGAGTTCGAGGTCGAGCGGCATGCCGAGGACGGCGACCGGGTGGCGGCGGGCCAGAAGCTGCTCAGCGTCCGTACCCGCACCCGCGACCTGCTCACCGGTGAGCGCAGCGCGCTGAACCTCCTGTGCCGGCTCTCCGGTATCGCGACGGCGACCCGTGCGTGGGCGGACGCCCTCGACGGGACGAAGACCAAGGTCCGTGACACCCGTAAGACCACCCCGGGGCTGCGCGCCCTGGAGAAGTACGCGGTGCGCTGCGGCGGCGGGGTCAACCACCGGATGTCGCTCTCGGACGCCGCGCTGGTCAAGGACAACCACGTGATCGCGGCGGGCGGCGTGGCGGAGGCGTTCGGCGCCGTGCGGGCCGAGTTCCCGGACGTGCCGATCGAGGTGGAGGTCGACACCCTCGACCAGATCCCGCCGGTCCTGGAGGCGGGCGCGGACCTCATCCTGCTGGACAACTTCACCCCGGAGCGGACCCGCGAGGCCGTCGAGCTGGTCGCCGGGCGCGCCGCGCTGGAGTCCTCGGGGCGGCTGACGCTCGCAGGCGCCCGTACGTACGCCGAGACGGGCGTCGACTATCTGGCGGTCGGCGCGCTCACCCACTCCTCCCCGATCCTGGACATCGGCCTGGACCTGCGCGAGTCCGAGGGGAAGTAA